In Nevskiales bacterium, the genomic window GATGTCCGGCGTGTGGCGAATTTTTAACCAGATATCCAGATTCGGCTTCCTTGCCAGTTGACAACTTGCAGGGTAGGGGCTGACCATTGCCCGGTCCGCCCGGCTGCCTGCCGGGCACATATTAATCACGGGGATTCCGCGGTGCCTACTGCCACGACTGTCGGCGATATCCGCCACGACTGGACTTCTGCCGAGGTGCAGGCGCTGTTCGCGCTGCCGTTCATGGAGCTGCTGTTCCGCGCGCAGGCGGTGCATCGCGCGCATTTCGACCCGAACGCGGTGCAGCTGTCGACCCTGCTGTCGATCAAGACCGGCGCCTGCCCGGAGGATTGCGCCTACTGTCCGCAGAGCGTGCGTTACGACACCGGCCTGAAGAACGAGCCGCTGATGGACCTCGAGGCGGTCAAGGCCGCGGCCGCGCAGGCCAAGGCCGCCGGCGCCAGCCGCTTCTGCATGGGTGCGGCCTGGCGCAGTCCCAAGGACCGCGACCTCGAGAAGGTCGTCGAGATGGTGGCGGCGGTGAAGGGGATGGGCCTTGAGACCTGCATGACGCTCGGCATGCTCAAGCCGCAGCAGGCGCAGAAGCTGGCCGCCGCGGGCCTGGACTATTACAACCACAACATCGACACCTCGCCGGCGTATTACAAAGAGATCATCACCACGCGCAGCTTCGAAGACCGACTCGACACGCTCAACAACGTGCGCGCGGCCGGCATGAAGGTCTGCTGCGGCGGCATCGTCGGCATGGGCGAGCGGCCCGCCGATCGCGTCGAGCTGCTGCGCACGCTGGCCAACC contains:
- the bioB gene encoding biotin synthase BioB; amino-acid sequence: MPTATTVGDIRHDWTSAEVQALFALPFMELLFRAQAVHRAHFDPNAVQLSTLLSIKTGACPEDCAYCPQSVRYDTGLKNEPLMDLEAVKAAAAQAKAAGASRFCMGAAWRSPKDRDLEKVVEMVAAVKGMGLETCMTLGMLKPQQAQKLAAAGLDYYNHNIDTSPAYYKEIITTRSFEDRLDTLNNVRAAGMKVCCGGIVGMGERPADRVELLRTLANLPQHPESVPINNLVQVPGTPLNGAERLDPFDFVRTIAVARILMPASHVRLSAGRQQMSDELQALCFFAGANSIFYGEKLLTTGNPDHLRDQQLFARLGLRADREPADEAAPPGCGGAACARNRPAA